Proteins from a genomic interval of Deltaproteobacteria bacterium:
- the uvrB gene encoding excinuclease ABC subunit UvrB yields METEFTLKGDQPRAVDELTRGLEMRLKHQVLLGVTGSGKTFTMAKVVETVQRPTLIIAPNKTLGAQLYGEFKELFPHNAVEYFISYYDYYQPEAYIPSTDTYIEKDANINEHIDKMRHSATRSLLDRRDVVIIASVSCIYGLGSPEAYYGMLLMLEPGMEISRDQALRKLVEIHYERNDYDFHRGAFRVRGDVVEIFPAYEEDRALRVEFFGDEVDTLKLFDPLTGKTLGSVERAAVYPASHYVTTRDRLQQATKAIKEEMKERVAYFLEQRRFIEAQRIEERTMFDLEMIRELGFCHGIENYSRHLTGRRPGEHPPTLLEYFPDDFLLIIDESHITVPQISAMYRGDRSRKETLVEYGFRLPSALDNRPLNFQEFEEMIDQVIYASATPGDYELHKAEGRVVEQIIRPTGLIDPAVEVHPAQNQVDDLYGEIRRRVERNERVLVTTLTKRMAEDLSEYLANLGVRVNYMHSDISTLDRIELIRDLRLGKFDVMVGINLLREGLDLPEVSLVAILDADKEGFLRSERSLIQTIGRAARNVNGEVILYADRMTPSMERTIQETQRRRELQEAYNTEHGITPQTVRKNISDVLCSVYETDYYTVAVPGDGGEVAEDQVPYKSTKEIGGLIKDLEAKMRGAAKELRFEEAAVYRDRIKELKEMELEVL; encoded by the coding sequence CCCTACCCTTATCATTGCCCCCAACAAGACCCTGGGGGCTCAACTGTACGGCGAATTCAAGGAGCTGTTTCCACACAACGCGGTCGAGTATTTTATTTCCTACTACGATTACTACCAGCCCGAAGCGTACATCCCCAGCACGGACACCTACATCGAAAAAGACGCGAACATCAATGAACATATCGACAAGATGCGTCATTCGGCCACTCGTTCTCTGCTCGATCGCCGCGACGTGGTCATCATCGCTTCCGTTTCGTGCATCTACGGTCTGGGATCTCCGGAAGCTTACTACGGCATGCTGCTCATGCTCGAGCCGGGAATGGAAATCTCCCGAGATCAGGCGCTCCGAAAGCTGGTGGAAATTCATTACGAACGCAACGATTACGATTTCCACCGTGGCGCCTTTCGCGTTCGAGGCGACGTGGTGGAAATCTTCCCCGCGTACGAAGAAGATCGGGCCCTCCGAGTGGAGTTCTTTGGCGATGAAGTCGACACTCTGAAACTCTTCGATCCCCTCACAGGCAAAACGCTCGGTTCCGTGGAACGGGCGGCCGTTTACCCGGCCAGCCACTACGTCACTACGCGGGACCGCCTGCAGCAAGCGACCAAAGCCATCAAGGAGGAGATGAAGGAACGGGTGGCGTACTTCCTGGAACAACGGCGGTTTATCGAGGCCCAGCGCATCGAGGAGCGGACCATGTTCGATCTCGAAATGATTCGGGAGCTGGGATTTTGCCACGGCATCGAGAACTATTCCAGACACTTGACCGGAAGGCGTCCCGGAGAACACCCCCCTACCCTCCTCGAGTACTTCCCGGACGATTTCCTGTTGATTATTGACGAGAGTCATATCACGGTTCCGCAGATTTCCGCCATGTATCGTGGAGACCGTTCCCGAAAAGAGACCCTGGTGGAATACGGGTTCAGGCTGCCTTCGGCCCTGGACAACCGTCCTCTGAATTTCCAGGAATTCGAGGAAATGATAGACCAGGTCATCTATGCTTCGGCCACACCGGGCGATTACGAACTTCACAAGGCCGAAGGCCGGGTGGTCGAACAGATCATTCGTCCCACCGGTCTCATCGACCCCGCCGTAGAGGTCCATCCCGCCCAGAACCAGGTGGACGATCTGTACGGGGAAATACGACGGCGCGTCGAGCGAAACGAGCGAGTACTCGTGACCACCCTCACTAAACGAATGGCCGAGGATCTGAGCGAGTACCTGGCCAATCTGGGTGTGCGCGTCAACTACATGCATTCGGACATTTCCACGTTGGATCGCATCGAACTCATCCGGGACCTGCGTCTGGGCAAATTCGACGTCATGGTGGGCATAAACCTGCTGAGGGAAGGCCTGGATTTGCCCGAGGTCAGCCTTGTAGCCATACTCGACGCGGATAAGGAGGGGTTCCTGCGCTCGGAGCGCTCCCTCATTCAGACCATCGGCCGCGCCGCCCGCAACGTAAACGGTGAAGTCATTTTGTATGCGGACCGGATGACCCCCTCCATGGAGCGCACCATCCAGGAAACCCAGCGACGCCGGGAACTCCAGGAGGCATATAATACCGAACACGGCATAACTCCACAGACCGTGCGCAAGAACATTTCCGACGTGCTTTGCTCGGTTTACGAAACCGACTACTACACGGTCGCCGTGCCCGGTGACGGGGGCGAAGTGGCCGAAGACCAGGTTCCCTATAAATCCACCAAAGAGATCGGCGGCCTTATTAAAGATCTGGAGGCCAAGATGCGCGGCGCCGCCAAGGAACTCCGTTTCGAAGAAGCCGCCGTATACCGGGATCGCATCAAGGAACTGAAAGAAATGGAATTGGAAGTGCTCTGA
- the fdhD gene encoding formate dehydrogenase accessory sulfurtransferase FdhD produces MSNHTVSRKVRALTFKEGSFTASRTQVVRETPVTIVLNGEEIVTLLCIDDAPDYLAVGFCLSEGLIRDAGRIESVDVDGKAGTVRVRTSEDRTSDRIAAREKPVITTGCGRGTTFHFSVEGDIKEASDDLRIGPDDIFHLMHELTASSSLYKETRGTHNCALAEGRELLVFRADVGRHNAVDKIYGQCAMEGIPMDNKILITTGRITSEIVLKIGRMGLPVLISRHAATDLAVQLGVKYKRTLIGLVRGGKFTAYSGFRRIIGHSESGA; encoded by the coding sequence ATGTCGAATCACACCGTTTCCAGAAAGGTGCGGGCCCTCACTTTCAAGGAGGGGTCCTTTACCGCAAGCCGGACCCAGGTGGTCCGGGAAACTCCTGTCACCATCGTTCTGAACGGCGAGGAGATCGTGACGCTGCTGTGTATCGACGATGCGCCGGACTACCTCGCCGTAGGCTTCTGCCTGTCCGAGGGATTGATCCGGGACGCCGGTCGAATAGAGTCGGTGGACGTTGACGGGAAGGCGGGGACGGTCCGCGTTCGGACCTCCGAGGATCGCACGTCCGATCGAATCGCGGCGCGCGAGAAGCCGGTTATTACAACGGGTTGCGGGCGAGGCACCACGTTCCACTTTTCGGTGGAAGGCGATATCAAGGAAGCCTCGGACGACCTGCGTATCGGACCGGATGACATATTTCACCTGATGCACGAACTGACGGCAAGTTCCAGCCTCTATAAGGAGACGCGCGGCACGCATAACTGCGCCCTGGCGGAGGGAAGGGAATTGCTGGTGTTCCGCGCGGACGTGGGCAGACACAACGCCGTTGACAAGATTTACGGCCAGTGCGCCATGGAAGGCATACCCATGGACAACAAGATCCTCATCACCACGGGGCGGATCACTTCGGAGATCGTACTGAAGATCGGCCGTATGGGGCTCCCCGTGCTGATATCCCGCCACGCGGCCACGGACCTGGCGGTCCAACTGGGCGTAAAGTACAAGAGAACGCTGATCGGACTTGTACGGGGCGGCAAATTCACGGCCTACTCGGGATTCCGGCGCATAATAGGCCATTCGGAATCGGGGGCTTGA
- the fdhF gene encoding formate dehydrogenase subunit alpha — MEMYKSVISTCPYCGCGCSMILEVVDGKLRGVLPNKTGPVNEGKLCIKGWKAHEFISSPKRLAHPYVRKVDELQQVSWDEAMDVACKQLQKIKDQHGPNSIGFFTSAKCTNEENYLLQKFARAVIGTNNVDHCARLUHSSTVAGLATAFGSGAMTNSIAEIEDADCILIIGSNTTVAHPLVATRVFRAKAKGAKIIVCDPREIHMSSIADVFARMKLGTDVALINGIMHAIYKNNWHADAFIKERTEGFEALVAVLENYPPEKVSKITGVAPETIVQIAEWYAKSEKSTILYTMGITQHTTGVDNVKSLANLAMIAGQIGRESTGVNPLRGQNNVQGACDMGGLPNVYPAYQPVTSDAAREKFEKAWGLKLDPNLGLTITDMFPAINAGKMKGLVILGENPVVSDPDSHHVVDALKKLDFLLVIDIFMTPTAELAHVVLPGAAFAEKDGTFANTERRVQRVRKAVEPPGEARADWEIISDMISRMGYRANYASPKEIQDEIATVTPSYGGITYDRLEGEGLCWPCPTADHPGTKFLHKDRFVRGKGLFHAIEYKSPAESPDQEYPFWLSTGRVYAHYHTGTMTRNSPSLDREMPRGFMEVNPDDAKKIGLKEGGSAKLISRRGSIVADVHITNRVDKGTVFMPFHFAEASANVLTNTAFDPIAKIPELKVCSVRLEKAA, encoded by the coding sequence ATGGAGATGTATAAATCGGTCATCAGCACCTGCCCCTACTGCGGCTGCGGGTGTTCCATGATACTGGAAGTTGTGGACGGAAAATTACGCGGGGTTCTCCCCAACAAGACCGGTCCTGTCAACGAAGGCAAACTGTGTATCAAGGGCTGGAAAGCCCACGAGTTTATAAGTAGTCCCAAGCGGCTCGCCCATCCGTATGTACGGAAAGTGGACGAACTGCAGCAGGTTTCCTGGGATGAGGCCATGGATGTGGCTTGTAAACAACTGCAGAAAATCAAGGACCAGCACGGTCCGAACAGTATCGGTTTTTTCACTTCGGCCAAGTGCACCAACGAAGAGAACTATTTGCTGCAGAAATTCGCGCGGGCGGTCATCGGAACGAATAACGTAGACCACTGCGCACGTCTCTGACACTCTTCCACCGTGGCAGGTCTTGCCACGGCGTTCGGCAGCGGCGCCATGACCAACTCGATTGCGGAGATCGAGGACGCCGACTGTATTCTGATCATCGGCTCGAATACCACGGTGGCGCATCCGCTGGTGGCTACGCGGGTATTCCGCGCCAAGGCCAAGGGAGCCAAGATCATCGTGTGCGATCCGCGAGAGATCCACATGTCCTCCATAGCGGATGTTTTCGCCCGCATGAAATTAGGGACGGACGTGGCGCTCATCAATGGCATCATGCACGCGATTTACAAGAACAACTGGCATGCCGATGCGTTTATCAAGGAGCGGACGGAAGGATTCGAGGCCCTGGTCGCTGTCCTCGAGAACTATCCTCCAGAGAAGGTGTCTAAGATTACGGGTGTGGCGCCTGAGACCATCGTTCAGATCGCGGAATGGTACGCCAAATCCGAAAAGAGCACCATTCTGTATACCATGGGCATCACCCAGCACACCACCGGTGTAGACAATGTCAAATCCCTTGCCAACCTGGCCATGATCGCGGGTCAGATCGGGCGGGAATCCACGGGCGTGAACCCGCTCCGCGGGCAGAACAACGTGCAGGGGGCCTGCGACATGGGCGGTCTGCCCAACGTATACCCGGCCTACCAACCGGTGACCAGCGATGCGGCGCGCGAGAAATTCGAAAAGGCGTGGGGACTGAAGCTCGATCCCAACCTCGGGCTCACCATCACGGACATGTTCCCGGCCATCAACGCGGGCAAGATGAAAGGACTGGTGATCCTGGGAGAGAATCCCGTTGTGAGCGACCCGGATTCCCACCATGTTGTGGATGCCCTGAAGAAGTTGGACTTCCTGCTGGTCATCGATATCTTCATGACGCCCACGGCGGAACTTGCGCACGTGGTCTTACCCGGAGCCGCTTTCGCCGAAAAGGACGGGACATTCGCGAATACCGAGCGCCGGGTTCAGAGGGTTCGAAAGGCCGTCGAGCCGCCGGGAGAAGCCCGGGCCGACTGGGAAATCATCTCGGACATGATCAGCCGTATGGGATACCGGGCGAACTACGCTTCTCCCAAAGAGATCCAGGACGAAATAGCCACGGTTACGCCTTCGTACGGTGGTATCACCTATGATCGACTCGAGGGCGAAGGCTTGTGCTGGCCGTGCCCCACGGCCGACCATCCGGGCACCAAGTTCCTGCACAAAGATCGTTTCGTGCGGGGAAAAGGACTGTTCCACGCCATCGAATACAAGTCCCCGGCCGAGTCACCGGACCAGGAATATCCGTTCTGGCTGAGCACCGGGCGGGTGTACGCGCATTATCACACCGGCACCATGACGCGTAACTCCCCATCCCTGGATCGCGAAATGCCCAGAGGGTTCATGGAAGTGAATCCTGACGACGCCAAGAAGATCGGTCTTAAGGAGGGCGGTTCGGCGAAACTCATTTCCAGAAGGGGATCCATCGTGGCGGATGTCCATATCACCAACCGCGTGGATAAGGGGACGGTGTTCATGCCGTTCCATTTCGCGGAGGCCTCGGCCAATGTGCTGACCAACACGGCCTTCGATCCCATTGCCAAGATACCGGAGCTGAAAGTCTGCTCGGTCCGACTGGAAAAGGCGGCTTAG